AAGCGTCTCCGAAAACTCGACCTCCAACCCCAGTCGCACGCCGCCACCATGGAGGTGGAGAACGGCTTGCAGAGGCTCTGCCTCAAGGATCTCCACAATGGGCAGCTCTTCTCGCCGCTCATCCGGTCTTCCAAGCGCCTTCGGACACTTATTGTCTGCCGGAGTGCCGGGGACTGGGACCGGATCTTCGAGGAGACGGCCGACGCCCTCACTGAGCTCACCGAGCTACAGATCGACAATGTGCAATTGGGGGACTGGGGTCTCTCAGCGGTCTCAAAATGCCGGAGTTTGGAGGTGCTATTCATCAGCCGGGCGACTGATTGCACCGATGCTGGGATCTCGGCCGTCGCAAACGGGTGCAGGAAGCTAAGGAAGATCCATTTGGATGGTTGTAAATTCAATCGTATCGGCGACAATGGCCTGGCCTCAATCGCTGCCAAGTGCTTGGATTTGCAGGAAATTCTGTTAATGGGGGTTGCTGTGAGTGCTGCCGGGTTGAATTCATTGGCAGAGAACTGCCGGAACTTGGAGAGGATGGCGCTCTGCAATACTGATTCCGTCGGGGATGCGGAGATGCTATGTGTTGCAGAGAAATTTGGGGCTCTGAGAAAGCTGTGCGTGAAGAATTGCCCCATCACCGATTCCGGGATCGAGGTGATCGGATGGGGGTGTCCCAATCTGATCAAATTGAAGGTGAAGAGATGTCGATCGGTCACAAAGGCCAGTATCTGCTGGTTGAAATTGCATCGAAGGGGGCTTGTTGTATCCATGGATGCAGGTTCAATGACCGGAGGTAGGGAGGAAGAAGCTGCGGCACAGGAAGGTGTAGATGGTGGTGGGCATGGTAGAAGCAGGAGGGTCACCTCTTCGGCTACTCACTTGGTTTGTGGTAGTAAAGGGACGATGGTTCTCAGGTCTAAGTTGAGCAGCGCTGCTTCAGTATTATTGGTCAAGAGGGGAAGTGGGTCTTCTTCCACCTCTCATACTGCACATAGATGATATTACTGGCGGCATGCAATGAGGCTGTAAAACTAATAGTCAGAGAGGTATATTTTTGCTTAGCATCAGCCTAATCTTCAAGTGCTCTGTAGGATGGAAAATCCATTTCCCAGTACGAGCACCATCAAGTTGCTGTCAAGATTGAGttcattttgttttgctttcttatatattcttgttcttcttttgtaaGTGATTCGGATGTGTcgtcaaatctgatttttgttatCAAGATATGAAAATAGCTTCGTGTTCTTCTTGGCTGTTTGAAACTCTCGTTTTGCTCATCAGTTCTTTTGTTCCTTATTTGACGGTTGCTGTCTGGGATCTTCTGCAAGCAGTTTGTTGCTTCTGGCCTTACGTCTGTAAGTCTGCTACATGTGATTTTGTCTCTGGTCATCTTCTCAAATTGGAGGCTTGGCACTGGCTTTGACATCTTAGTAGTTAGGGTCTGTGGAGGTTGGTGGTTATATTTTACAGGCCGACTTCTTTTTAATGTCTATGCTCTGTTTATTCTTCGATTGAAGTTATTGGTATCAAAGAAGGTGCCCCAATGGCGAGTCGGGAGATAACAGGGTGGATTTTCTGCCTAGTACATTATACTCATTTTCTATTATAAGTTCCTCTAATGTGGTATCTCTCTATCCCAAGTTCCTCTCAGTTAGTGCCCTAACTGCAGTCTCAATGCTGGCtctatttctaaaatttctgcTGAATATCAGCGAGCTGTTTACTGTCTCTCACAATTATGCAACTATGCTTGTcctttgttttatattataaTCAAAATGTTGGCTTTTTTGTTGATGTGTAATATTACCGTGAAGATTTATCTTAAAACTAATTATTGCAGCCCTTGTCCAATATAAAATCATGCAGTTCTTAACTTTTTATCAGAGACTGATGCTGCAATATCGTCCTTACTCCTTGGTtactattttcttttccatttgcATGTTAACTATGCCCCAATTTCGCTTCATTTTATGCTGCACCAGTATTCCAAGTAACTGTCGCAGAAGGCACTATGGATGTGTTATTTTTCCTTCGTTGTTGCTTGTTGCTGCTCCTTTTCTTTGCCTGAAGAAGTTACAGTGTTCCATCTTTCAGAGTGGAATGGGCGAAAATTGCTTTGACGTGGGTTTATTTAACTGGCTGAATAAAACGTGGCATTCTCTGGAGAAAGTTAGGTGCCTGACCGACTATTCGCATTCTCTAATGAATTAATTagtatttatccaaaatttttcTCTACAATTTCGAAGAAAAATGCATGTTACAACTGTTTCAGATTTCTTTACCAAAGTGTAAAAGTAATTGGTTCTGTCTGTTGAATACAATTTCTGTTCTCCTTTCCGGCCTTAGGATGTTATCTTTCAAAGTCCCCATGTTGTCATCTGAGGTAAGATTCAGTTATTTGATTTGTACTCACCTGAACATGTGCTCGATATACTTTCCTTCCAGATGCATGTCCAAAGTGTTCAGTGCTTTTTGTATGTATCCCATATTGGAAGAGAAAGGTTATCGCCAGCGTGACTGTGGTAAGCAGAATTTAATGACACTGAAGGCCTCCATTCAAATATTTCTGGCTGGCTGGACTTTGAATCTTTCAATTTTTACCAATGCCAGATTTTTTTATGGCGTGCAATTTTCCCCAAGCAATGGTTCTTCTTTGGATGCCGGCTCTGCCATGACGTTTGCTTTTTATCATTCTCATCTATGTTGCTTGATCCTATATTCTTTGCTATCTTGTAATGTCACAGGTAATTGGTGTTACATCTTGTGCCTGTTGTTCAAAGCCAGATCTTTACTGGCTTATCCATGGTATCCTAGACTTCTATTCCAAATGGTTTTATCTTCATTGCGGAAATTTAGCATGTTTGAGCTTTTTATTCCTCTCCCTTGCTTATTCATTATAACATATTTTGCATCCCTTGGTCTCTTCTATGTGACAAGCTTATTGTTCTGGCTTGCCGTGCACACTTCACGTCACATTTTTATGTTACTGATGAAAGGTTGATTTTGAACCCATTATCCCTCAAATCTCAGGCGCATTTGAAAAATAGAGATGACCCTTTTAAAAGTGGGACGCTTGATGAATTCATTTATTGATCATTTACGGGTGCTTCAGATTTTGAGCACAGGACAGAGAGCGGGTGGGCGCCAACAAGGACATGAGTAAGTGTATACTTTTCCAGACTTTCTataactctctccctctttgtttGTTCTGTATTTCATACTACAAACAGAACGAAGTCTTTACATGAGAACTTGcatggaaaaattttcttttgagatgggaatttttttttttccagacgTTCACTTGATGTGTGGAAGAGGATTAGAGAATTCTGCGGCTTTTGTATGTACAGTCACTGTAAAAAGCCTACCTCTATAATAATCAACAACCTTAATTCCAATTCCATTACTGTTTCTCCCTTTGGACTTTTGCATCCTTCTAGATGTCAAGTCTCTATGGGACAGTGAGGATTCCACATTTGGACAATTGGGTTCACGTGTCTGGAGTATCGTTGGCATGGTGTAggccttttttgttctttctccgGCACTTCGTGTCCCTACTAGGAGTCCTTCGGCTCTATCTGATAACCTTTTTTCTCAAATCTTTGTACGCATCTCGCTTTTTCAAAATGCTGCCCACTTTTTCTTTCCGTTCAACTCTCTTTTGCTGATTGGCAGTTGACATCCACGGTGGAAATAATTATCAAAGGAAAAGTTAGGCGGAAATAATTATCAAAGGAAAAGTTAATCCTATTGGTTTCAGTAACATGTATTTCTTGGGACAGCGAGGAATGCTTTGTTAGTGTTTCATGTATGTGTTTCGTGTATCTGTCCTCAAAATCTGAAGAAATACTGAGTCTCCTTCGGTTCGCAAGTTCTGGAAAGTTTGACAATCGTGTGATTTTCTTCATGGGGAAAAGAGGAAAGGTGCCGAGAAAAGGGTAAAAGTTGTGTTGGCGTGCTCAAATGAACTCTAACGCCGTTGGGCACACGTCAATTAACGCTTAATGCTTTTTCCATTGTCGTGTCTTGAGGGACATTTTCTTTGGTAACCTTGACAGTTTATGCCAAGAGGCACACCATGGTATTGAActtttgatcttttatttttacttggAAACTCTTTAAGTCCAAACCTTTTAATAATGTTGGTGGAGCTCCTGTGGCAACTTATAAACCGTGGTTTGAGTTGAAAGGAAATCACTGGTTTGATATTATGACGGGGAGAGATATTCTAGAGAGATTGAAGCTCCTCCTTTTTCCCTGTTCTTCTGCCTTCAGGGCTGCTGTAAGACGTGAGTGCGGAGCGACACATCCGTCAATTAAACATCACGCATCCACCCATGTGGTTGgtgcttctttttctctttaaaggttgaagaaATATAAATCTGGTTGCATTTTGGTCATATTTCAGCTTGGGGTTTCATGCATCCACTCAAAAACCGGATTCCAGTAGTCATTTATTGGGTACCTTCCAAGGAGCGGGAACTGCCATTCTAACCTTTCTTGAGGGATTCCATCCGCAAACTTAATCACTAATTCGATCATTTTAAGTTTGTGCACATCAGATTTTTAGTCATCTCTTTTTCAGGTATGTAAATTTGAACAAGACCGATGTGTATGGTCGGATATGTGAGAACTGGTTGGAGAACTGAACAAAGTGGGCAATGGGATCCACTTGCTCAAATATGTCATCTTTCTTGGTGATTGGGCTAAGATCAGGTGACGACCATTATTGTGATGGATGGAAGTTGCTTCCCATGGTGGATCTTTATTCATGAACACCCAAATGGGCGCTATTATTGTTGTCTTCTCGATCGTTGGATTCTCTTGGCTTCTCGAGCCACGGATGAGTATCGCTTTGTCAaacacttttcttcttttgtacaGTTGCTTCAGCGCCTACAATGAGATTCTCATCTATAGCCCCACATGGCCTCACTAGTCATTAGGGAAAAAAGTAATTCAATGGACTAATAAATGCTTGTGCCATCTATCATAGGGTTGGGCATGAAGCCAGGTCAAGCAAAGAATTGATGAGTTGTTTCAGCTTAGTGTTTACATAAATGTACCTGCTTTACCAGTTCGATCTTGTAAAAATTTAGGGTGTGCTTAAGTTTTTACATGTCTTGAAGGGTGGgagttttagcttttttttttttttggacggGAAGATGAATTACTCTTCCTACTCACCCAACAAAAACTTAGGGTGTGTTTGTGTGGGACTCTCAAATGTCATTTTGCATCCAAAACAGCATTTAAGACGTGTAGCTAGGCGTAGGCGCAAAGGTTTTAGCCTTGTCATCCAGACACACAAATCAAAGTCACAAGAACTGGTTAAAAGACCAAGTTCTCATAAATCAATGTTGTTTGAAGGTATCTCAAAACAACTTTAGGGTCTTTTACACAAATAAAACATAGCCACCCATGCTTCCATGTGCATGTTTGTGTGCATAAACATTGAAATAGTAACTATGCAACAATTACTTTATGTGAGGATATTTGTACCTAAACTTTGAGCTTATAGATTCCTGAAGGTACTTTgccaactaaaaaaaaaaaaagagtaatgTGATTGGTTATTCTCTTGAAGATAAATTTGTGATTAGTTGTtattttgaactcaaattggaCCTGCAAAGGGAATGAGTTTAAGGAACACACAGGATGACTGCAAATGGAAGACCTGACTTTGAAGGTCGTTTGATGCTAGACGGAAGGCTTTTTACAAGAACAAGGCGTTTAACTCCTACGTTCCCACATCAAACAATGGATGCCAATAACATGAAAAGGTGTTTTTCGAGAATATGAGCACTTTTTAGGCATCAGAGGCGGCTCCTTGCCCTGGAACGCCTGGAATGAAATAGGACCTCTAGGGCAGGGTCTTCTGTCTAACAATCAAACCGCCGCTTCAACTTGGAGATAAATATTCTTGGGATTAGTCCGATCATATAGATTGCTTCTTAGCAAAGGTCTCTTCATTGCTTTGGCACCATATGAACGTCTTTTTCTTGTGACAGAAACAACTCCCAACTAATCAACTTTGCAATCAAGGAGATCTaaaattttgtctcttttttgaACTGTTTCTTCATATTTAATGAAAAGGACCCTTGATTTCTTCCGCAGGGAGAAGTTTACCATGTGAAAGAAGCCTTTGATGTGAGAGCATATGAAAGAGACAAACGGACACCCATGACCATTGTAAGAAACTAAGCAATTGCAgatcttcttctgtttgttttcttatgtaTTTAACAGGAAAATCCAACTGTTTCTTTCTCATGGGAAAGAGGTCTTCCATATCAAGGGAGAGTTTTCCACATGATGAAAGCTGAAACGGAAACCCCTTTGGGAAACAAAAACTATTAATGCGGCTGCCATTTTCATTTCGGGAAAAGTTTCTTCCCAGTCAGCAAGCTGGAGATGGCTCGAAGTAGTCCAAACTGAGACCTTTTGATTATTTTAGTGCCAAACTAATAATGGGTAGGTATTTGTCTTTATCGTTGTACTTAACACTGTTCCATACGTTTTTAACCATTGAAGTTCACAAGCAAACAGAGCTACATTGCAACCAAATTACGGATTCAAACAGGTAAAACAGAAAGTCATGAATTTTAATCCTAAATTCTAGCTCATTGGTAACTCAAATACTAACATAAAATctggtttattttttaaacatccTTCAAAGAACTTCTGTTTGGACAAGTGGACCAACAGAACTTTATTGAGAAACTCAACAGTAtaaattatgtatatatgtggaGTTCTAAAGATACTAGATAAAGCAGTTTACCTTAccccacaaaaaataaaagcctTTAAAGAAGTCTGCTGCTGCCAATAAATACTTTCACATGAAGGGTAGAGAGGAACAAATCAACAGGTTTCCCTAATTTCATCCCTCTCTCACAGGCAGTTGATAAAACCATCCCTTAATACTTGCATTTAAGAGAAATCCTTTCTTGAGTGATGGTTAGCGTTTTAAGATGCTATATAGTCAAAAGACAGCATCATTCAGCTTATGCCATTTGAGAAAAGAGGTGCATGTCATTGTTTTGACTCCACTTCTTGCTTTTTAAAAGTTCTTTTGTCATCTTTGAAGAAGAATAACTGTTTCTACTTGATAAATTCTACATCCAAATGAAGGAAAACTATATCTCACGAACTAATTTGGGATACCCAAGTGGCAAAGTGAGATGAATTAGCTGTAGGCAATGAATGGCCCTTCAGATATGGGCAAATACAAAAACAGATGAATTCACTAAATTACCAACTTCTTGGAGTTGACAGTGCACCTTAGTCTGTCATACTCCAACGCCCACAGAAAAGCAATATGATATACCCATTGTGGCAATCCAGCGCTGCAGAAATTAAAGCTTGCAGCTTGCCATGTTTCTGCTTTGGTACAAGATGGTGATCTGGTTGCACGGTCCACTTGGCCATCAGACCAAGGACTGCAGCGCCATTGATGGCGGTGGATCTCTGGCATGATCCCCAGGTCTTGTGGACCAACATCTCGGATCATGCAAGTTCATGAGACTCAGGTGAGCTCAGTTCATGTTACCTTCTTCACGGGTCACTGTTCTTGCCCGGTGACCACAGTAGTCACAAGAAACCTGCAGGAGCAGAATGCTGACCGTTTAAAGGGTGGGGACCCTGAAAATTGCGAGATCTCTTCATTGTCTTCATGTGTACTAATGGTTGCAAAGTTTTGTCCCACATGAAACTTGAGACTCATGCGGGTCAAGAGTTGAGGCCTGGTCCCCGTGCAATTTTCACTGGGAATTTTAACTGCCAGGTTTGCAGACACTCTTCGCTTCTCCTCTTGCGGTGAAGTTGGAAGGGAAGGTAGGAGAAAATTGATTTAAGCGTACTCACGAATATAAGACCATTTTCTAAAAGTGCTCGGTAATTCTGAATCCATCATGCCGACCAAAAAAAGGTTATGCCTTTGCtttgtatgtacatataaaatgCCTCAGCCTCTCTCACATAGCCCGAGAGATTGGATGGACAGAGGATTGGATTtgagctcatatatatatacggaTGACTAAATATTTGAATCCGCAAATACCATAAAGCATCATTACATTAAGAGTTTCTTGATGGAATTTTCTCGGAAATAGGATTCTCCATTCATCTTCTAAATCGCTAGAAGCAACTCCAGGGAATATTATGCTCCCTTTTTAGTGATTCAAAAATCAATGGTTGAAAAAGTATTGGGTTTTGCTTCGTGAGAACTTTTTTTTGCCTAAAATAATAAAGCTTCAGGCATATGCATTTCTATCATGCTCAATACGCCTACACTCGATCATGTCGACAATAATAGAGACGGATACAGACCAATAAGCACCACTATCCTTTTCTCCAAATTGCACCCATGGCATCTTAATCTTGTAACTTTGTGAGATGGTGAAGTTCACAATCCTTGAACACAGAAAGAAtattcaaaaatgagaattttaaacAAATCGTCAGAATATAATCCAAAAGTTCGTTCAAGTCTTTTGAGTGTTTGGAGGTTAGATCTAGGCAACCCTATCCCTAAGACCAATGAGCAGCTTCGTGTACAAGCTCATAGACATGTAAACGATTAGAGGGGGGGAAATTGCTCAAAGCAGGCAATTCAACATCCACCAAGAAAACAGATAAACAACCACGAATTAGCAATCAAATGCACAACCGTTCTCCTTCTATTCTTGTGGTACTTTCTGCAAAACTCTAAGTTTGGCACCTCTGCACCTTCTATTGAGCTTTTCCTCATCTGTAGATGGTGTTATGGGCCGCTTTGTGAGAATGGTCCCGAATTTTCCATCTATCTTCTGCTTACACCACTCTTCTTCAcaatcattcttcttcttgACAGGTGAACCGCCTTCTTCCCTGTTTATAATATCAAGAAACGTCTGCTTCACAATTCTATCCTCCAAACTATGAAAGGAAATAACAGCCAGCCGACCACCATGAGCAAGACAGTCAAATGCAGCAAATAGAGCATCACGTAATGAGTTAAGCTCATCATTTACTGCTATCCTCAGTGCTTGGAAAACACGTGTTGCAGTCTTCATCCATCCCTGTCTCCCTGTATTGCAAATAATTCAAGGTCACTCTTTTCAAATGCCTTTTGTAAATGTACACAATTTTACGTGTGGTAGCCATAGCCTACCCAAATGATTAATTAGgggttttatttctttaaattttcaCTATTATATGGTGAATCTAGGTGGATATGCAATgcatgataaaagaaaaaattcaatcaaatagacatgcatacatgtagGTGCATGCACACAAGCACGTTATGCAAATGTGATGCAAGATGCTTGTTATGCATCATGTGACACTGATACGCCATCCACAAATGTACCAGTTACAAAGACAACAGTTAATGAAACAACCAATGGGAATCAGAGGTAATATGTGGAATCTTGGATTTAGTACAGAGAGAAACACAAAGTAAAAGAACAAGTATAAGCCAATACCTGCTGGCCCTCCACAAGCACTTCGCACTAGATTTAGCAACTCATTTGTGGAATGCAATCCTCCACCTGTGCGAGCTTTCATAATCTTAGTTTGAATTTTACGCCAATTGCTCTCCTCCCCATATTCACGCAAAATTCGACCAACTTCAGCCTCCGGCCAAGAATTTAGGATATCTTCTGCTTTTAGACTTGCCTGTCACAGACCTGTCAATCAGTAAATAAGAGGGTCTCTGAAACATTCAGACTCTTACTATGGAGCAAAGAAGTCAAAAACATCAAAGATGATCAATACACTTTCTATGCATGTACAGGACATGCACATATAGCAAAGACAAATAACTCCCTTTAAAGAACAATAAAATGCACAAGGTAGAAAAAGGAGCACATTTCCAGGCAGTCATGCACATGGGCAGAACACAGTAGTGCAAAAGCACCAGCAGCCActatcaatataaataaaaaaggtaaAACTGTATGCACCAGCAGCCaatattaaaataaacaaaaacactAAAGCTGTAGGATCCATAACAGAGAACGTTGGTAGATTTATGAGAACTGAAAGTGTACCAAGCATGTGATTACAGTCCAATGATTTGTATCTGATATTAGGAAACAGAAGCAAGTGAGATCTGCAAATGGTGAATCTTCCCAAGGGAAAATATTTGTCAGGCATTAAAATTTCCCTTAAGAAACAAATATGCTGCTCTTTCTACCCTTTGGATTGGCTAAGAATGGGCAACCAGAAATTTCTATGGCTTTCATAGATTACTAAATGTTGAACATATATTGAAAAGGCCAAATGAAACGAGGAAGTTATTTTGACTCTGCACTAAAATTCAGAGAGTATAACATGAAAGGTCCTATAGGATACAGACGAAACTACGGTTGGAAGCAACATGACCTCATTGATGTTGACCAACCAAGTTGATCAAGATCAAAAAGTCTAAAGAAGAAACTTTCTtctataaaaaagaaaacaggataaaaaataatgcataaTCTATTTATAAGCTAATAAACAATAGCATTCTTAACATGCCTTTGACAACATTGCTCACAACCTCGAAACAAGAACCAGGGAACATGTGTAGATGCACAACAGCCCCATCAGTTATGTGATGGAAATACTTCCACTTAGAGCAACTAtctccaaatttgaatttgtaaGATGCTAAGACTAAGCAGGTTTTATACTGCACTGTCATTTAACCTATACAGATTTTGAgcataaattaatttttaccTATCCAACGTGCAAGATAAATTAAACTCAGCATTTATTTTTACACTTGCAAGACGTTAAGCGGTTAAGGTAATAGAACTCAAAATACTTAGAGCAAGAACCCTGCTTAGGATGCCAGATTCAAAAGGAACATGTTGCTTGCTAGTTGCTCTGGTCAAGAATCTGACTTTCCTAACAGGAAGAACATCTATCCCTCATGGACAATAAGCAGCCTAACATCAAGGAATTAGAACTCCTTGAAGCAATTATTATATGTAGgaaaaaaatacatatcactGCTAAGGAGCAAGCAAATTACGTGACATTTCAACATTCAACCTTCACCAATCACCACTCTACCTTTTCAACAAACTCTCAAAGAGAGGCTCTTAAACATAGAATGTTAAGGTGAAACCATGAAAGTATAATTTAGGAAATTACCACTAGAAGTTGgagttttaaaagaataaaaagaggGTCAATGGCAGTATTGACCCTCGCCAAACACCGCCAAGGTCGACCCAACCTTCGCCAAAAGGCATCTTGCAAAGGTTGCCGTTGACCTTAATCGAGGTAGCAAGGATCATGTTCAATGACCTTCACCAAACATCATTCAGCGAAGATCTCGCTGATGTACCAAGGGCTGCCATTGACTCCTCGCTGCATTAGTGAGGGTCAACAGTAGCCCACACTGCATCGCACACTGTCCAACAAGGATCACCATCAACCCTCATCGGATGGTATCCAGAAAGGGTTGTTGTGAACCCATATCAATGTAGCGAGCACGAGAGCTGCTGTCAACGCTCATTCGATGTGGTCTAGCAAGGACCAATCCTCGCTAGATTTCATCCAGCGAGAATCAATCTTGACTCTTGCTATCGCCCTCCTCCAGGAAGGGTCGATGTTGGCATGTGGTGAGGGTCACCGTTGATCCTCGTTGATGCAATGAGGGCCACTGTTGATGAGTGATAGCTACATCGAATGGAATCCAACGAGGGTCGAGGAAGGCTAGGATCAACAAGAACATCAACCCCTCACTGTTCTCCAGCTAGGGTTAGCAATCCCTCCTTGGATAGTATCCAAAGAGGGTTGCTATCAACCCTCGCTGCGTCAGCTGGGGTCAAGAGAAATGAGAAGCCGACACCactattgaatttttttcaaaattttactttgAGGGGTAAGTTTGTACTTTGCAAATTATCCCTCCATCTCAACGTTGACTAGAATATTGTGCTCAAGTAAAACCTAACCTACCTATCTCAAGGCTTCATTTGCACATTCCAACCGATAGAGGCATCCACTCACATTTAGTACATAAACAACCAAAGCCGTCACGAGAAGCATAAAAGTGCAACAAATGGTCATATTGGAGATATGTGGTTAATAAACCAGAAAACTTCTAAGCTTAAACAAAGGTGCACATCAAAGGAAACACACAGAAAAGAACGAGATTGGTTCTCACCAAAGGGTTCATACGCATGTCAAGTGGGCCATCATTGAGCACACTGAATCCTCTTTCAGCATTGTTTACCTGCAAAAATTATACATCAATATCTTCCATGCTTAGACCTTATCCAATAAATGATGATTGGACGGCTGTTTTTTTGCGCAAAGATGAAATTAAAGATACGAACATCAAAACAAAGAACACTATAGTGCATCAAGCATTGAGTGGATGTGCAAAAGTAAAGAGACTATGATCAATCAAATGGACATGATAACATGACCATGATATAGATGATGATTAAGGGCTGATAAATTAGAAATTATACAAAATATTTCCCTGTAGAACACATCAAGACGTTGCAGTAGCAGGAAGATGCTCAAATTGTGCACAGTATAGATGTGAATCTTGTGTTCAGCTACAGTCGCTGACAAGCCCCAACATTGTCTCAGCTTCACATTGCTAATTAATGCACAAAACTAAGCTCTTGAACTGGACACATAAATCCAAAGCCCAGCAATGATAAGTTCATGAAACTATTGAAATGTAACGGTACTGTTTCCATTGGAAAAGCTAACCTGCATAGAAGACATCCCTAAGTCCATTAAAATGCCATCAACTCCATCGGAAGAAATATTTGCATCAACTTGCCTAACAATCGATCTTATATCTCTGAAATTCCTGAGATATGTATATCTTTGTAGTGCCCGGTCTTTTCTTTCTGCTTCCACATTGTTAAGAATCAAATCAAGCTGCACATTAGCCATTTTATATGCCACAGGATCAATATCCAATCCAATAAAAATCTCCAACTCAGGATGAGCTCGAATTATCTGCAAAAGTAGGCAGAAGGGACCACCAATTTGGCAATTAAtacgaaacaaagaaatattgAACACATACACAAAAAACCATACCAATTAACCAGTTTAAAGGccagttgaagaagaaaatcgTAGAGATTTTGATGGCAAATTACAGTTCTGGCCTGTCCATTAATCCAGAAAAGTAAAACAGCTAGAAGCATACTTTGTACTCGTCCATTTCCTAAACTGAGAAAGGTGCAATGTGATTGCATTAAATTGTGCAATTACGTTCCCCCAAATCAATTTTCAAGAACTTTCATTTAATCATATAGAAAACCTATATGAATCTATACATAAAACTTAATCTAttcaatcagatttggatatccAAATAAGATCCCATAAGGAATGAGAATTTGACAAACCAAAGtctgaaaaaaattgtaatacTCAAAAATTCgtacacaaaaaaagaaaccaatcCAAGCATAAATTATTACGCTGTCAATCACGTCGGCAACATTTtatggttaaaattttgaaaacttaaaaaattgaTCTGTGAATGTAACTGCGCACAAGAATTGAGCAATTACATTGCACTTGTTCCCTGCTGTCCTGAACTAGCACACTTTTTCGGACATAAAGTGGCGGATTTAAATCACCCGATGCCTTCTTTAAAATACTAATTTGGCAAGTGGAACTCGAAGTTCAAACACAGAGATGAACCAAAATAACCTTATTCATTTCCCAAAAGCCTAAATTTTCTTCCGGAAAGACAACTCGATGGTATAAAACCTCCCAAAGAATCACAAACTATCTTATCCCAAGAACACAAACTCCAGAGGCTTCTCACGG
This window of the Nymphaea colorata isolate Beijing-Zhang1983 chromosome 2, ASM883128v2, whole genome shotgun sequence genome carries:
- the LOC116247575 gene encoding putative F-box/LRR-repeat protein 8; this translates as MGQASSSSCSSVSPSCSATTHPATEGESTNADLTLLLPDECLATIFSKLGCEDRNASSLACRRWKAVESKCRQRLILRARSDLSPFLPHLLLRFENVSILALKCSRKLISLDDRALARIASGLPRLKKLKLKGCVEITDDGLRSFSLSCSPSLKKFSCGSCGFGVRGLNWIVSNCKGLEDLSVKRLRKLDLQPQSHAATMEVENGLQRLCLKDLHNGQLFSPLIRSSKRLRTLIVCRSAGDWDRIFEETADALTELTELQIDNVQLGDWGLSAVSKCRSLEVLFISRATDCTDAGISAVANGCRKLRKIHLDGCKFNRIGDNGLASIAAKCLDLQEILLMGVAVSAAGLNSLAENCRNLERMALCNTDSVGDAEMLCVAEKFGALRKLCVKNCPITDSGIEVIGWGCPNLIKLKVKRCRSVTKASICWLKLHRRGLVVSMDAGSMTGGREEEAAAQEGVDGGGHGRSRRVTSSATHLVCGSKGTMVLRSKLSSAASVLLVKRGSGSSSTSHTAHR
- the LOC116247134 gene encoding uncharacterized protein LOC116247134, with amino-acid sequence MGRLFIPRAAPLALSHTKLFTFRTTTAAARATTTTYASSKGSPRRSVSRPLPDSLVRRTRSTREFNEEEIEHFLSNGTHVPVLLGEVLDVFDRRGRPLRSFVDCTMGAAGHSSSIIRAHPELEIFIGLDIDPVAYKMANVQLDLILNNVEAERKDRALQRYTYLRNFRDIRSIVRQVDANISSDGVDGILMDLGMSSMQVNNAERGFSVLNDGPLDMRMNPLASLKAEDILNSWPEAEVGRILREYGEESNWRKIQTKIMKARTGGGLHSTNELLNLVRSACGGPAGRQGWMKTATRVFQALRIAVNDELNSLRDALFAAFDCLAHGGRLAVISFHSLEDRIVKQTFLDIINREEGGSPVKKKNDCEEEWCKQKIDGKFGTILTKRPITPSTDEEKLNRRCRGAKLRVLQKVPQE